One Brassica napus cultivar Da-Ae chromosome A5, Da-Ae, whole genome shotgun sequence DNA window includes the following coding sequences:
- the LOC125608801 gene encoding GATA transcription factor 24-like isoform X2, with translation MDDDGSLHGNNGGMHNGGDELPMHVQYEHHGMMDEHADDGMNGGLETDIPSHLANSSDHRGEVVDRGGENGDQLTLSYQGQVYVFDHVLPEKVQAVLLLLGGREVPQTLPTTVGSPHQNNRQGLSGTPQRFSAPQRQASLLRFREKRKGRNFDKTIRYTVRKEVALRMQRKKGQFTSAKSSNEESALTGPDWGSGQSWALEGCETQKPEALCRHCGTSENSTPMMRRGPEGPRTLCNACGLMWANKGALRDLSKGPPPQITRNLPANKNDESNLEADQMMVVAGDNSNSNWEKHCRQEKM, from the exons ATGGATGATGATGGATCACTTCATGGAAACAACGGTGGAATGCACAATGGCGGAGATGAACTTCCAATGCATGTGCAGTATGAGCATCACGGCATGATGGATGAACACGCCGATGATGGGATGAATGGTGGACTTGAGACAGACATTCCTTCTCACCTTGCAAACTCATCTGATCATCGCGGCGAAGTTGTGGACCGTGGCGGTGAAAACGGAGACCAGTTGACGTTGTCCTATCAGGGACAAGTTTATGTTTTTGACCATGTCTTGCCTGAGAAG GTTCAAGCTGTGCTTTTGTTACTTGGTGGAAGGGAAGTACCACAGACACTCCCGACAACCGTAGGATCACCTCATCAGAACAATAGG CAGGGTCTATCTGGTACTCCTCAAAGGTTTAGTGCCCCGCAGAGGCAAGCCTCGTTGCTCAGATTCAGGGAGAAAAGAAAAGGGAGGAATTTTGATAAGACCATTCGCTACACAGTCAGGAAGGAGGTAGCATTGAG GATGCAGCGTAAGAAAGGTCAGTTCACATCTGCCAAATCAAGCAATGAGGAATCTGCATTAACAGGACCGGATTGGGGGTCAGGCCAGAGCTGGGCCTTAGAAGGGTGTGAAACTCAGAAGCCAGAGGCTTT ATGTCGGCACTGTGGAACGAGTGAGAATTCAACACCAATGATGCGACGTGGACCTGAAGGGCCAAGGACACTTTGTAATGCATGTGGACTGATGTGGGCAAACAAG GGAGCTCTTAGAGACTTATCCAAAGGCCCTCCTCCTCAAATAACCAGGAATCTGCCTGCAAATAAGAATGAT GAGTCAAATCTTGAGGCTGATCAAATGATGGTAGTAGCTGGTGACAATAGCAACTCGAACTGGGAAAAGCATTGCAGGCAAGAAAAGATGTGA
- the LOC125608801 gene encoding GATA transcription factor 24-like isoform X3, with translation MDDDGSLHGNNGGMHNGGDELPMHVQYEHHGMMDEHADDGMNGGLETDIPSHLANSSDHRGEVVDRGGENGDQLTLSYQGQVYVFDHVLPEKVQAVLLLLGGREVPQTLPTTVGSPHQNNRGLSGTPQRFSAPQRQASLLRFREKRKGRNFDKTIRYTVRKEVALRMQRKKGQFTSAKSSNEESALTGPDWGSGQSWALEGCETQKPEALCRHCGTSENSTPMMRRGPEGPRTLCNACGLMWANKGALRDLSKGPPPQITRNLPANKNDESNLEADQMMVVAGDNSNSNWEKHCRQEKM, from the exons ATGGATGATGATGGATCACTTCATGGAAACAACGGTGGAATGCACAATGGCGGAGATGAACTTCCAATGCATGTGCAGTATGAGCATCACGGCATGATGGATGAACACGCCGATGATGGGATGAATGGTGGACTTGAGACAGACATTCCTTCTCACCTTGCAAACTCATCTGATCATCGCGGCGAAGTTGTGGACCGTGGCGGTGAAAACGGAGACCAGTTGACGTTGTCCTATCAGGGACAAGTTTATGTTTTTGACCATGTCTTGCCTGAGAAG GTTCAAGCTGTGCTTTTGTTACTTGGTGGAAGGGAAGTACCACAGACACTCCCGACAACCGTAGGATCACCTCATCAGAACAATAGG GGTCTATCTGGTACTCCTCAAAGGTTTAGTGCCCCGCAGAGGCAAGCCTCGTTGCTCAGATTCAGGGAGAAAAGAAAAGGGAGGAATTTTGATAAGACCATTCGCTACACAGTCAGGAAGGAGGTAGCATTGAG GATGCAGCGTAAGAAAGGTCAGTTCACATCTGCCAAATCAAGCAATGAGGAATCTGCATTAACAGGACCGGATTGGGGGTCAGGCCAGAGCTGGGCCTTAGAAGGGTGTGAAACTCAGAAGCCAGAGGCTTT ATGTCGGCACTGTGGAACGAGTGAGAATTCAACACCAATGATGCGACGTGGACCTGAAGGGCCAAGGACACTTTGTAATGCATGTGGACTGATGTGGGCAAACAAG GGAGCTCTTAGAGACTTATCCAAAGGCCCTCCTCCTCAAATAACCAGGAATCTGCCTGCAAATAAGAATGAT GAGTCAAATCTTGAGGCTGATCAAATGATGGTAGTAGCTGGTGACAATAGCAACTCGAACTGGGAAAAGCATTGCAGGCAAGAAAAGATGTGA
- the LOC125608801 gene encoding GATA transcription factor 24-like isoform X1, which translates to MDDDGSLHGNNGGMHNGGDELPMHVQYEHHGMMDEHADDGMNGGLETDIPSHLANSSDHRGEVVDRGGENGDQLTLSYQGQVYVFDHVLPEKVQAVLLLLGGREVPQTLPTTVGSPHQNNRVLGLSGTPQRFSAPQRQASLLRFREKRKGRNFDKTIRYTVRKEVALRMQRKKGQFTSAKSSNEESALTGPDWGSGQSWALEGCETQKPEALCRHCGTSENSTPMMRRGPEGPRTLCNACGLMWANKGALRDLSKGPPPQITRNLPANKNDESNLEADQMMVVAGDNSNSNWEKHCRQEKM; encoded by the exons ATGGATGATGATGGATCACTTCATGGAAACAACGGTGGAATGCACAATGGCGGAGATGAACTTCCAATGCATGTGCAGTATGAGCATCACGGCATGATGGATGAACACGCCGATGATGGGATGAATGGTGGACTTGAGACAGACATTCCTTCTCACCTTGCAAACTCATCTGATCATCGCGGCGAAGTTGTGGACCGTGGCGGTGAAAACGGAGACCAGTTGACGTTGTCCTATCAGGGACAAGTTTATGTTTTTGACCATGTCTTGCCTGAGAAG GTTCAAGCTGTGCTTTTGTTACTTGGTGGAAGGGAAGTACCACAGACACTCCCGACAACCGTAGGATCACCTCATCAGAACAATAGGGTACTG GGTCTATCTGGTACTCCTCAAAGGTTTAGTGCCCCGCAGAGGCAAGCCTCGTTGCTCAGATTCAGGGAGAAAAGAAAAGGGAGGAATTTTGATAAGACCATTCGCTACACAGTCAGGAAGGAGGTAGCATTGAG GATGCAGCGTAAGAAAGGTCAGTTCACATCTGCCAAATCAAGCAATGAGGAATCTGCATTAACAGGACCGGATTGGGGGTCAGGCCAGAGCTGGGCCTTAGAAGGGTGTGAAACTCAGAAGCCAGAGGCTTT ATGTCGGCACTGTGGAACGAGTGAGAATTCAACACCAATGATGCGACGTGGACCTGAAGGGCCAAGGACACTTTGTAATGCATGTGGACTGATGTGGGCAAACAAG GGAGCTCTTAGAGACTTATCCAAAGGCCCTCCTCCTCAAATAACCAGGAATCTGCCTGCAAATAAGAATGAT GAGTCAAATCTTGAGGCTGATCAAATGATGGTAGTAGCTGGTGACAATAGCAACTCGAACTGGGAAAAGCATTGCAGGCAAGAAAAGATGTGA